A window of Streptomyces sp. SAI-127 contains these coding sequences:
- a CDS encoding RHS repeat-associated core domain-containing protein: MKRFRSSCVAAVVMALGLSGLQPVIAQAAPGETASVADAERSVTTIDRTELRAGARLDTRPVDPQGRPLAAAEAAKVDWPEAGEDTVSVGTKPARAAGTAVSVTAPRSRSAAPDTVDVTAYGNGKARQLGGHATAFTLEAAQPADRVGVRVDTSGFRQAFGADFETRLRLIAKPACALTTPRAATCEQSAPVNSRIDLTTHTLSAEVAADPDTVFVVAAAPSGETGSATATTLASSSKWQVGLNSGDFSWSLPLPQVPAIAGDAPDISLGYSSQAVDGMVAAENNQPSWVGQGWDLALPYIERRYNGCADDGGDTGDLCWAGDEYRISLQGTSSSLVKDRAAGGDSWRAQEDPGWRIQRKTGADNGDDNGEYWVVTTPQGTQYTFGRGKQATTGTATDSVYTVPVFGDDEGEPCHAGGVEDSYCTQAWRWNLDGVVDAHGNSNTYFYERETNRYARNGDPDKSTSYVRGGHLKDIVYSQRSGAEDHQAPARLHFTTGLRCVEAADGSGDCPAFDADHATSYPDAPLDSLCASGDCTGEDQKSPTFFTNALLRSVTAQRSNADGGWTDVDRLDFTYDYPEPSDGTSAMLWLTKVQQTGLAGDGELKLPAVEFTGKEYANRADAAPEEGAPEMRKLRISEFVDELGRRVDVTYGQPNPCPVDDLPEGRFDSNTQDCFPGWRTNGESSGFGIWHKYLTTKVTVRDNGGGSPPQTTEYRYRSTPAWHHDDDPVTKAERRSWSDWRGYGSVDVAKMTDPDYRGEDTSRAVQITRTLHFRGMDGDIRADGSHKSVDVTDSQGTSLKDLPYLRGKERESRQFQVTASGAIDHELGGTLHGYTSAHTTPAKEGETDPDKDAHQVVENESITRETVTADAGARSTRTTSLKTTYDTYGQVTEVLDTAGEDVRCTKTTYDRSAATVDNWMLAFPYRVRAYSGTCADPKALINGKDQYYDGSGDLGGTVTRGDITRSVAAETASGPDAVSRTVTTSATFDAYGRTVTETDGRGNTDRTAYTPATGRPATVTETNALGQTEVTTLDPDRQLPVAVEDANGNTKRNAYDQLGRIVSVHEADQADADPPAQKYAYFLDPEHRRPPLVTTRQLQSGETYLTNFKYLDSLGRDRQSQEASPASTDDDKKTVVIDTRYDDIGNIAAESLPVVAAGASGGALLSVPADQVDETRRAYDSMSRVIRSARYGDGKELWATSIVYYGDHVRSTPPPGGTVTTVWTDARSRQVRQREGTDAQQATVYTYTPADQVASVTDPAGHVSTSTYDLLGRRVTGDDPDAGKSRTAYDANGNATAVWDAKALAAGGDTPSLTTEYDELDRPVTRSDAAEKTASWTYDSTSVANGVGRPASMTTHRDGKDYTISVDGYDKRGRATGRTWTFPAGLGGALHQSLYRVNYGYDAADHTVSIEYEDAVIGAPREKITTSYDAQGNPDTLTGVQKDPLTGKDVTVPYVSATGFAADGKLASRDYANPHHDLRRVYAYESDSQRLSRVQTLTTGLTGDWEARQDDTYAWDQAGNLDSITDRTGHKDVASCFTYDGLARLQHAWTTYETDCSDSDSELVHDGPAGFNQSWTYTADGNIASRRSLLDTDTYTYGDSEHPHAVTKQGASTYGYDENGALKKKTDGLVPTTYEWNANQELTRVTKALLEKTDFVYAPDGTRMARITPGGVATLYIEGQEITVALGISKGTRFYTEDGITVAVRQPTGVLVWQLNDIQGSAQVAVVAGTSLATRTYYNPYGDIRHGSAPPPTDHGFLGKVQDPTTGLNALGARYYDASLGRFISTDPAVDSSSTQSLNPYAYGSNNPIVYIDPTGLWSLSGAWNSVKEGASAAWDWAKENKGLIADVAVGIGVGIAVGALCSTGVGCLVVAGVAAGAAGAAAGYGVDVAEGKTDFSLGGLATRVGIGAAAGVLGGAIGKGVAAVAPKVVGAVAKTAVGKAVASSSSKAASAITGKVATAGRAVANSRAGAKLAEVGKAAADKIKAVAGRGAPKGETVDIPLTKATTQAEIDAIHEYAKLTNQWLAKNGPKVIQSTAGQLRTDANALARAERLRAARAGTPYTGQAGHVPDTAISGTATPPAGWLDMPGKSNSIAGGVLGSRVGVLLRGFTVNGGPPL, from the coding sequence CCGCACCGAGTTACGGGCGGGCGCCCGGCTCGACACCAGACCCGTCGACCCCCAGGGCCGGCCCCTCGCGGCCGCCGAGGCGGCGAAGGTCGACTGGCCCGAGGCCGGCGAGGACACGGTCAGTGTCGGCACCAAGCCGGCCCGCGCCGCCGGTACGGCCGTGTCGGTCACCGCGCCCCGCAGCCGCAGCGCCGCTCCCGACACCGTCGACGTCACCGCGTACGGCAACGGCAAGGCCCGCCAACTCGGCGGTCACGCCACGGCGTTCACCCTCGAAGCCGCACAGCCCGCCGACCGGGTCGGCGTCCGGGTCGACACCTCCGGCTTCCGCCAGGCCTTCGGCGCCGACTTCGAGACCCGGCTGCGCCTCATCGCCAAGCCCGCCTGCGCGCTGACCACACCGCGCGCCGCGACGTGCGAGCAGAGCGCGCCGGTCAACAGCCGCATCGACCTCACCACGCACACGCTCTCCGCCGAGGTGGCCGCCGACCCGGACACGGTGTTCGTGGTCGCCGCCGCGCCGAGCGGCGAGACCGGCTCGGCCACCGCCACCACCCTGGCCTCCTCCAGCAAATGGCAGGTCGGCCTCAACTCCGGTGACTTCTCCTGGTCGTTGCCGCTCCCGCAGGTCCCGGCGATCGCGGGCGACGCCCCCGACATCAGCCTCGGCTACTCCTCGCAGGCCGTCGACGGCATGGTCGCCGCCGAGAACAACCAGCCGTCCTGGGTCGGCCAGGGCTGGGACCTCGCCCTGCCCTACATCGAGCGCCGCTACAACGGCTGCGCCGACGACGGCGGTGACACCGGCGACCTGTGCTGGGCGGGAGACGAGTACCGCATCTCCCTCCAGGGCACCTCGTCCTCACTGGTCAAGGACAGGGCCGCGGGCGGCGACAGCTGGCGCGCACAGGAGGACCCGGGCTGGCGGATCCAGCGGAAGACCGGCGCGGACAACGGTGACGACAACGGCGAGTACTGGGTGGTGACCACCCCGCAGGGCACCCAGTACACCTTCGGCCGCGGCAAGCAGGCCACCACCGGCACCGCCACCGACTCCGTCTACACCGTCCCCGTCTTCGGCGACGACGAGGGCGAGCCCTGCCACGCCGGCGGCGTCGAGGACTCGTACTGCACGCAGGCCTGGCGCTGGAACCTCGACGGGGTCGTGGACGCGCACGGCAACTCCAACACCTACTTCTACGAGCGGGAGACCAACCGCTACGCCCGCAACGGCGACCCCGACAAGTCGACCTCGTACGTCCGCGGCGGGCATCTGAAGGACATCGTCTACTCGCAGCGCTCCGGCGCCGAGGACCATCAGGCTCCGGCTCGGCTGCACTTCACGACCGGCCTGCGCTGCGTCGAGGCCGCCGACGGCAGCGGGGACTGCCCGGCCTTCGACGCCGACCACGCGACCTCCTACCCGGACGCCCCGCTCGACTCCCTGTGCGCGAGCGGCGACTGCACCGGCGAGGACCAGAAGTCGCCGACGTTCTTCACGAACGCGCTTCTGCGCTCCGTCACCGCCCAGCGGTCGAACGCCGACGGCGGTTGGACGGACGTCGACCGGCTCGACTTCACCTACGACTACCCCGAACCCTCCGACGGCACCAGTGCCATGCTGTGGCTGACCAAGGTCCAGCAGACCGGCCTCGCCGGGGACGGTGAACTCAAGCTGCCCGCCGTCGAGTTCACCGGCAAGGAGTACGCCAACCGCGCCGACGCGGCTCCGGAGGAGGGCGCGCCGGAGATGCGCAAGCTGCGCATCAGCGAGTTCGTCGACGAGCTGGGCCGCCGGGTCGACGTGACCTACGGTCAGCCGAACCCGTGCCCGGTCGACGACCTGCCCGAGGGCCGCTTCGACTCCAACACCCAGGACTGCTTCCCCGGCTGGCGCACCAACGGCGAGTCCTCCGGCTTCGGCATCTGGCACAAGTACCTCACCACCAAGGTCACCGTCCGTGACAACGGCGGCGGATCACCCCCGCAGACCACCGAGTACCGCTACCGCTCCACCCCCGCCTGGCACCACGACGACGACCCCGTCACCAAGGCGGAGCGCCGCTCCTGGAGCGACTGGCGCGGCTACGGCAGCGTCGACGTCGCCAAGATGACCGACCCGGACTACCGGGGCGAGGACACCTCCCGGGCCGTCCAGATCACCCGCACCCTGCACTTCCGCGGCATGGACGGCGACATCAGGGCCGACGGCTCCCACAAGTCCGTAGACGTCACCGACTCGCAGGGCACCTCCCTGAAGGACCTGCCGTATCTGCGGGGCAAGGAGCGGGAGAGCCGGCAGTTCCAGGTGACCGCCTCCGGCGCGATCGACCACGAGCTCGGCGGCACCCTGCACGGCTACACCTCCGCGCACACCACCCCGGCGAAGGAGGGCGAGACCGACCCGGACAAGGACGCCCACCAGGTCGTCGAGAACGAGTCGATCACTCGCGAGACGGTCACCGCCGACGCAGGCGCGCGCAGCACTCGTACGACCTCTCTCAAGACGACGTACGACACCTACGGCCAGGTCACCGAGGTCCTCGACACGGCCGGCGAGGACGTGCGCTGCACGAAGACGACGTACGACCGCTCGGCCGCCACCGTCGACAACTGGATGCTCGCCTTCCCGTACCGCGTGCGCGCCTACTCCGGCACCTGCGCGGACCCGAAGGCGCTGATCAACGGCAAGGACCAGTACTACGACGGCTCCGGCGACCTCGGCGGTACGGTCACCAGGGGCGACATCACGCGCTCGGTCGCGGCGGAGACGGCGAGCGGCCCCGACGCGGTCTCCCGCACGGTCACCACGTCGGCGACCTTCGACGCGTACGGCCGCACGGTCACCGAGACCGACGGGCGCGGCAACACCGACCGCACCGCCTACACACCGGCCACCGGCCGCCCGGCCACGGTCACCGAGACCAACGCCCTCGGCCAGACCGAGGTCACCACCCTCGACCCCGACCGCCAGCTGCCGGTCGCGGTCGAGGACGCCAACGGCAACACCAAGCGGAACGCCTACGACCAGCTCGGCCGGATCGTCTCCGTCCACGAGGCCGACCAGGCCGACGCCGACCCGCCCGCGCAGAAGTACGCCTACTTCCTCGACCCGGAGCACCGGCGGCCTCCGCTGGTGACCACCCGCCAACTCCAGTCCGGCGAGACCTACTTGACCAACTTCAAGTACCTGGACTCGCTCGGCCGTGACCGGCAGAGCCAGGAGGCCTCGCCCGCCTCGACCGACGACGACAAGAAGACCGTCGTCATCGACACCCGCTACGACGACATCGGCAACATCGCCGCCGAGTCGCTGCCCGTGGTCGCCGCCGGTGCATCGGGCGGTGCCCTGCTGTCCGTCCCCGCCGATCAGGTCGACGAGACCCGGCGCGCCTACGACTCCATGAGCCGCGTCATCCGCTCCGCCCGCTACGGCGACGGCAAGGAGCTGTGGGCGACCAGCATCGTCTACTACGGCGACCACGTCCGCTCCACCCCGCCGCCCGGCGGCACCGTGACCACCGTGTGGACCGACGCCCGCAGCCGCCAGGTCCGCCAGCGGGAGGGCACCGACGCCCAGCAGGCGACCGTGTACACCTACACCCCGGCCGACCAGGTCGCCTCGGTGACGGACCCCGCCGGGCATGTGTCCACCAGCACCTACGACCTGCTCGGCCGCCGCGTCACGGGGGACGACCCGGACGCCGGCAAGTCCCGCACGGCGTACGACGCCAACGGAAACGCCACGGCGGTCTGGGACGCCAAGGCGCTCGCGGCGGGCGGCGACACCCCGTCGCTGACCACCGAGTACGACGAGCTGGACCGCCCGGTGACCCGCTCCGACGCCGCCGAGAAGACGGCGAGCTGGACCTACGACTCCACCTCCGTCGCCAACGGTGTCGGCCGGCCGGCGTCGATGACCACCCACCGCGACGGCAAGGACTACACGATCTCCGTCGACGGCTACGACAAGCGGGGCCGCGCCACCGGCCGTACCTGGACCTTCCCGGCCGGACTCGGCGGCGCCCTGCACCAGTCGTTGTACAGAGTGAACTACGGCTACGACGCCGCCGACCACACGGTGAGCATCGAGTACGAGGACGCCGTGATCGGCGCCCCACGCGAGAAGATCACCACGAGCTACGACGCCCAGGGCAACCCGGACACCCTCACCGGCGTCCAGAAGGACCCGCTGACCGGCAAGGACGTCACCGTCCCGTACGTCTCCGCCACCGGCTTCGCCGCTGACGGCAAGCTGGCCTCGCGCGACTACGCCAACCCGCACCACGACCTGCGGCGCGTGTACGCGTACGAGAGCGACAGCCAGCGCCTGTCCCGCGTACAGACCCTGACGACCGGACTCACCGGCGACTGGGAGGCCAGGCAGGACGACACCTATGCCTGGGACCAGGCCGGCAACCTCGACTCGATCACCGACAGGACCGGCCACAAGGACGTCGCCAGCTGCTTCACCTACGACGGCCTCGCCCGTCTCCAGCACGCCTGGACGACGTACGAGACCGACTGCTCCGACAGCGACTCCGAGCTCGTCCACGACGGCCCGGCCGGCTTCAACCAGTCCTGGACCTACACCGCCGACGGCAACATCGCCTCCCGGCGGAGCCTGCTGGACACCGACACCTACACCTACGGCGACAGCGAGCACCCGCACGCCGTCACCAAGCAGGGCGCGAGCACGTACGGGTACGACGAGAACGGCGCCCTGAAGAAGAAGACCGACGGGCTCGTCCCGACGACGTACGAGTGGAACGCCAACCAGGAGCTGACCAGGGTCACCAAGGCCCTGCTGGAGAAGACCGACTTCGTCTACGCCCCCGACGGCACCCGCATGGCGCGGATCACCCCCGGCGGCGTGGCCACCCTCTACATCGAGGGCCAGGAGATCACCGTCGCCCTCGGCATCTCCAAGGGCACCCGCTTCTACACCGAGGACGGCATCACCGTCGCCGTCCGGCAGCCGACCGGGGTACTGGTCTGGCAGCTGAACGACATCCAGGGCTCGGCGCAGGTCGCGGTCGTGGCGGGCACCTCGCTCGCGACCCGGACGTACTACAACCCGTACGGGGACATCCGGCACGGCTCCGCCCCACCACCGACGGACCACGGTTTCCTCGGCAAGGTCCAGGACCCGACCACCGGTCTCAACGCCCTGGGCGCCCGCTACTACGACGCCTCGCTCGGCCGTTTCATCTCCACCGACCCGGCCGTGGACAGCTCCTCCACCCAGTCCCTCAACCCGTACGCCTACGGCAGCAACAACCCGATCGTCTACATCGACCCGACCGGCCTGTGGTCGCTGTCCGGGGCGTGGAACTCCGTCAAGGAGGGCGCCTCCGCCGCCTGGGACTGGGCCAAGGAGAACAAGGGCCTGATCGCGGACGTCGCCGTCGGCATCGGCGTCGGCATCGCGGTCGGCGCGCTCTGCTCCACCGGCGTGGGCTGCCTCGTCGTCGCCGGGGTCGCCGCCGGTGCGGCGGGTGCCGCCGCCGGATACGGGGTCGACGTCGCCGAGGGCAAGACCGACTTCTCGCTCGGCGGACTCGCCACCCGGGTCGGCATCGGTGCGGCCGCGGGCGTCCTCGGCGGGGCCATCGGCAAGGGCGTCGCGGCCGTCGCTCCGAAGGTCGTCGGTGCCGTCGCCAAGACCGCCGTAGGAAAGGCCGTCGCCTCCAGCAGCTCCAAGGCCGCCTCCGCCATCACCGGCAAGGTCGCCACCGCCGGGCGGGCCGTCGCCAACTCCCGGGCCGGCGCCAAGCTCGCGGAGGTCGGCAAGGCGGCCGCCGACAAGATCAAGGCAGTCGCCGGGCGGGGCGCGCCCAAGGGCGAGACCGTCGACATCCCGCTCACCAAGGCCACCACCCAGGCCGAGATCGACGCCATCCACGAGTACGCCAAGCTCACCAACCAGTGGCTGGCAAAGAACGGGCCCAAGGTCATCCAGAGCACGGCCGGCCAGCTCCGCACCGACGCCAACGCGCTGGCCCGCGCCGAGCGACTGCGAGCGGCCCGCGCCGGAACCCCCTACACCGGCCAGGCCGGACATGTCCCCGACACGGCGATCTCCGGCACCGCCACTCCACCCGCCGGCTGGCTCGACATGCCCGGCAAGTCCAACAGCATCGCGGGTGGTGTACTGGGCTCCCGGGTCGGAGTACTGCTCCGAGGATTCACGGTCAACGGAGGACCGCCACTGTGA
- a CDS encoding T6SS immunity protein Tdi1 domain-containing protein — MPNAAELPPLADHVGPRPGPSAAAGTPAEHFPEAHLELLDQLNGFTVHHGAFRLLGIGHPVAALDVVAWNAPDTWRFAWDDRIDEFVIFGETAFGDSYAYRRLPGGGLAPEVHFLEGVLLRPEVIAPSFEAFLADELLRNAKEPYDHLVVDAVRRHGPIAPDQHWAYVPSVALGGEEDVENVTVLPAAVAMTFAGDIATAMQGATRDATGVQPYTDERGRPRLRVLFDR; from the coding sequence ATGCCGAACGCCGCGGAACTCCCGCCGCTCGCCGACCACGTCGGGCCCCGGCCCGGGCCGTCGGCGGCGGCGGGAACGCCCGCCGAGCACTTTCCGGAAGCCCACCTCGAACTCCTGGATCAACTCAACGGGTTCACCGTCCACCACGGCGCGTTCCGGCTCCTGGGCATAGGCCATCCGGTGGCCGCGCTCGATGTCGTCGCCTGGAACGCGCCCGACACCTGGCGCTTCGCCTGGGACGACCGGATCGACGAATTCGTGATCTTCGGCGAGACCGCCTTCGGTGACTCCTACGCCTACCGCCGCCTCCCCGGCGGCGGCCTCGCCCCCGAGGTCCACTTCCTCGAGGGCGTCCTGCTCCGCCCCGAGGTGATCGCCCCGAGTTTCGAGGCGTTCCTCGCGGACGAGCTGCTGCGCAACGCCAAGGAGCCCTACGACCACCTCGTCGTCGACGCGGTCCGCCGGCACGGCCCGATCGCGCCGGACCAGCACTGGGCGTACGTCCCCTCCGTCGCTCTGGGCGGCGAGGAGGACGTGGAGAACGTCACCGTGCTGCCGGCGGCGGTCGCCATGACCTTCGCCGGCGACATCGCCACCGCGATGCAGGGCGCCACCCGCGACGCCACGGGCGTGCAGCCGTATACGGACGAACGGGGGCGTCCCCGGCTCCGGGTGCTCTTCGACCGCTGA
- a CDS encoding (2Fe-2S)-binding protein: MYVCNCFGVTEAQVKQHADNGACTPRQIASACKAGTDCGSCVRRIQAILGRGACPSREPADAGKQVLTGLDELDEAA, translated from the coding sequence GTGTACGTCTGCAACTGCTTCGGTGTGACCGAGGCGCAGGTCAAGCAGCACGCGGACAACGGCGCCTGTACGCCCCGCCAGATCGCCTCCGCCTGCAAGGCCGGGACGGACTGCGGATCCTGTGTACGTCGGATCCAGGCGATCCTCGGCCGAGGCGCCTGCCCCAGCCGTGAGCCGGCCGACGCGGGCAAGCAGGTCCTGACCGGACTCGATGAACTCGACGAGGCCGCCTAG
- the bfr gene encoding bacterioferritin: protein MQGDPEVIEFLNEQLTGELTAINQYFLHAKMQENFGWTKLAKYTRHESFDEMKHAEVLTDRILFLEGLPNYQRLFHVRVGQTVKEMFEADRQVEVEAIDRLKRGIEVMRAKGDITSANIFESILEDEEHHIDYLDTQLELLEKLGEALYIAQLIEQPES from the coding sequence ATGCAGGGCGACCCCGAGGTCATCGAATTCCTCAACGAGCAGCTCACGGGCGAGCTCACCGCGATCAACCAGTACTTCCTGCACGCGAAGATGCAGGAGAACTTCGGCTGGACGAAGCTCGCGAAGTACACGCGGCACGAGTCGTTCGACGAGATGAAGCACGCCGAGGTGCTGACCGACCGCATTCTCTTCCTGGAGGGGCTGCCGAACTACCAGCGGCTGTTCCACGTGCGCGTGGGCCAGACCGTCAAGGAGATGTTCGAGGCCGACCGGCAGGTCGAGGTCGAGGCCATCGACCGCCTCAAGCGCGGTATCGAGGTGATGCGCGCCAAGGGCGACATCACGTCGGCGAACATCTTCGAGTCGATCCTCGAGGACGAGGAGCACCACATCGACTATCTCGACACCCAGCTGGAGCTTCTGGAGAAGCTCGGCGAGGCGCTCTACATCGCGCAGCTGATCGAGCAGCCGGAGAGCTAG
- a CDS encoding sulfite oxidase-like oxidoreductase: MGQPVERESGEAAHSELPPGQRLQRGWPVTHYGPVPRFRPERWEFRVFGATGDGEKHCWNHEEFTALPYTSVVGDLHCVTKFSMLGAEWGGIPARTILEIAPPAPAVTHVMVWAEYGFSSNLRLEDFASEHAIFATHKDGELLTAEHGFPLRLVVPHLYAWKGPKWVRGVEYMTADRRGFWEERGYHNVGDPWKEQRYSYQEQPGDGPEL; the protein is encoded by the coding sequence ATGGGTCAGCCGGTGGAGCGCGAGAGCGGAGAAGCGGCGCACTCCGAGCTTCCGCCGGGGCAGCGACTGCAGCGCGGCTGGCCCGTCACGCACTACGGCCCGGTTCCCAGATTCCGGCCCGAGCGCTGGGAGTTCCGGGTCTTCGGCGCCACCGGGGACGGCGAGAAGCACTGCTGGAACCACGAGGAGTTCACGGCGCTGCCGTACACCAGCGTCGTGGGCGACCTGCACTGCGTGACGAAGTTCAGCATGCTCGGTGCCGAGTGGGGCGGCATTCCCGCCCGCACGATCCTGGAGATCGCCCCGCCCGCCCCGGCGGTCACCCACGTGATGGTCTGGGCCGAGTACGGCTTCAGCTCCAACCTCCGCCTCGAGGATTTCGCCTCCGAGCACGCGATCTTCGCCACCCACAAGGACGGGGAACTGCTGACCGCGGAGCACGGCTTTCCGCTCCGGCTGGTCGTGCCCCATCTGTACGCCTGGAAGGGGCCCAAATGGGTCCGTGGCGTCGAGTACATGACCGCCGACCGCCGGGGCTTCTGGGAGGAGCGCGGCTATCACAACGTCGGCGATCCCTGGAAGGAACAGCGGTACTCGTACCAGGAGCAGCCGGGGGACGGCCCCGAGCTGTGA
- a CDS encoding DUF4396 domain-containing protein — MQHRTSGWATAVQATLHCLTGCAIGEVLGMVIGTALGWGNLPTTVLAIVLAFVFGYSLTLRGALKGGLDFRAAVQVALAADTLSIAVMELIDNGVIVLWPDAMDAALADLLFWASLAISLAVAFVATVPVNKWMIGRGKGHAVVHQHHAH; from the coding sequence ATGCAGCACCGGACAAGCGGATGGGCCACGGCCGTCCAGGCCACCCTTCACTGCCTCACCGGCTGCGCCATCGGCGAGGTGCTCGGCATGGTCATCGGCACCGCGCTCGGTTGGGGCAATCTGCCCACGACCGTCCTGGCGATCGTCCTCGCGTTCGTCTTCGGCTACTCGCTCACCCTGCGCGGGGCCCTGAAGGGCGGCCTGGACTTCCGGGCCGCGGTCCAGGTGGCACTGGCCGCCGACACCCTCTCCATCGCCGTGATGGAGCTCATCGACAACGGTGTGATCGTCCTGTGGCCGGACGCCATGGACGCGGCACTCGCCGACCTGCTGTTCTGGGCGTCACTGGCGATCTCGCTGGCCGTCGCGTTCGTCGCGACGGTGCCGGTCAACAAGTGGATGATCGGGCGCGGCAAGGGTCATGCCGTGGTCCACCAGCACCACGCGCACTGA
- a CDS encoding deoxyribonuclease IV, whose product MTTQRNPVGGHVPVAGGLNSVGLSYARDLDAETVQVFVANPRGWATPAGNPRQDEAFREACAEESIPAYVHAPYLINFGSHTEATVEKSVDSLRHSLRRGREIGALGVVVHTGSATGGRDRSVALKQVREHLLPLLDELTHDDDPYLLLESTAGQGASLCSRTWDFGPYFEALDAHPKLGVCLDTCHIFAAGHDLTGPSGMHQTLDLLVETVGEGRLKLIHANDSKDVVGAHKDRHENIGSGHIGEDPFRALMTHPSTAGVPLIIETPGGKEGHAADVERLKKLRDG is encoded by the coding sequence GTGACAACTCAGCGCAACCCCGTCGGCGGCCACGTCCCCGTGGCCGGCGGCCTGAACTCCGTGGGCCTGTCGTACGCCCGTGACCTCGACGCCGAGACCGTGCAGGTCTTCGTCGCCAACCCGCGCGGCTGGGCCACCCCCGCCGGAAACCCCCGCCAGGACGAGGCGTTCCGCGAGGCCTGCGCGGAAGAGTCGATACCGGCGTACGTCCACGCCCCGTACCTGATCAACTTCGGCTCGCACACCGAGGCGACCGTGGAGAAGTCGGTCGATTCGCTCCGGCACTCCCTCAGGCGTGGACGCGAGATCGGCGCGCTGGGCGTCGTCGTGCACACCGGCAGCGCCACGGGCGGCCGCGACCGTTCCGTGGCCCTGAAGCAGGTGCGCGAGCACCTGCTGCCGCTCCTCGACGAGCTCACCCACGACGACGACCCGTACCTGCTCCTGGAGTCGACGGCCGGCCAGGGCGCCTCCCTCTGCTCACGCACCTGGGACTTCGGCCCGTACTTCGAGGCCCTGGACGCCCACCCGAAGCTGGGCGTCTGCCTGGACACCTGCCACATCTTCGCGGCCGGCCACGATCTCACCGGTCCGAGCGGCATGCACCAGACGCTCGACCTCCTGGTGGAGACCGTCGGCGAGGGCCGCCTGAAGCTGATCCACGCCAACGACTCCAAAGACGTGGTCGGCGCCCACAAGGACCGCCACGAGAACATCGGCTCCGGCCACATCGGCGAGGACCCGTTCCGCGCCCTGATGACCCACCCGTCCACCGCGGGCGTACCACTGATCATCGAAACGCCCGGCGGCAAGGAGGGGCACGCGGCGGACGTGGAGCGGCTGAAGAAACTCCGGGACGGGTAA